One Thermicanus aegyptius DSM 12793 DNA segment encodes these proteins:
- the folD gene encoding bifunctional methylenetetrahydrofolate dehydrogenase/methenyltetrahydrofolate cyclohydrolase FolD yields MTAMLLNGKELAKKRRSEIKTQVGRLKEMGITPGLAVVLVGENLASVTYVRSKEKACHEVGIYSEVIRLPETITEEELLQVIEELNRREEIDGILVQLPLPSHIREQVVINRIAVEKDVDGFTPVNQGKLLLNEKGLFPCTPLGIIDLLKETGQSIAGKHAVVIGRSNIVGKPVSLLLLHQHATVTMAHSRTVGLKQIAREADILVAAMGQAKKITSDYIKPGAIVIDVGINRDENGKLVGDVDFEAVCEVAGCITPVPGGVGPMTITMLLQNTLQASLWNHHVELAGRIDG; encoded by the coding sequence ATGACGGCAATGCTTCTTAACGGGAAGGAATTGGCAAAAAAAAGAAGAAGTGAAATCAAAACGCAGGTAGGGCGATTAAAGGAAATGGGAATCACGCCAGGCCTAGCGGTGGTCTTGGTAGGGGAGAATCTTGCTTCTGTCACCTATGTCCGATCGAAAGAAAAAGCATGTCATGAAGTGGGGATCTATTCCGAGGTCATTCGCCTTCCCGAAACGATCACCGAGGAGGAGCTTTTACAGGTCATCGAAGAGTTGAACCGAAGGGAGGAGATTGACGGCATTCTCGTTCAGCTTCCCCTCCCTTCTCATATTAGGGAGCAGGTGGTGATTAACCGGATTGCCGTGGAAAAGGATGTGGATGGCTTTACCCCGGTGAATCAGGGAAAACTTCTCCTGAATGAAAAGGGACTTTTTCCCTGTACACCCCTTGGAATTATCGATCTTCTCAAAGAAACGGGGCAGTCCATTGCAGGAAAACATGCCGTTGTCATCGGCCGCAGCAACATCGTGGGCAAACCGGTCTCCCTCCTTCTCCTTCATCAGCATGCCACCGTCACGATGGCCCACTCTCGTACCGTCGGTCTCAAACAAATCGCAAGGGAGGCGGATATTTTAGTGGCAGCGATGGGTCAGGCAAAAAAAATCACATCCGATTATATTAAACCGGGAGCGATTGTCATCGATGTAGGCATTAATCGGGATGAGAACGGTAAATTGGTGGGCGACGTAGACTTTGAGGCGGTTTGCGAGGTAGCCGGATGTATCACGCCGGTGCCGGGCGGTGTGGGACCAATGACCATTACCATGCTCCTTCAAAATACCCTGCAAGCTTCCCTTTGGAATCACCATGTTGAACTTGCAGGACGGATCGATGGATGA
- a CDS encoding Asp23/Gls24 family envelope stress response protein, which yields MEEMIAKMETTSLGKIQIAPEVISVIAGLAASEVEGVHTLSGGLVGDLAERLGRKKNLAKGVAVEVGQKEVAVDISVTVEYGYSIPKIAAEIQDNVRTAIENMTGLHVVEVNVHVLDVRFHPISEVVVPEEKSQEKNLRVR from the coding sequence ATGGAGGAAATGATCGCCAAAATGGAAACGACATCGTTAGGAAAGATACAGATCGCACCGGAAGTGATTAGCGTCATCGCGGGTCTCGCCGCTTCGGAAGTGGAAGGCGTTCATACCTTAAGTGGAGGTTTGGTCGGAGATTTGGCCGAACGATTGGGTCGCAAAAAGAACTTGGCCAAAGGCGTGGCAGTTGAAGTGGGGCAAAAAGAAGTGGCTGTGGATATTTCCGTAACGGTAGAATACGGTTATTCGATTCCGAAGATCGCCGCAGAAATTCAAGATAATGTGAGAACGGCGATTGAGAATATGACGGGTCTTCATGTCGTAGAAGTAAATGTGCATGTCCTCGATGTTCGGTTCCATCCCATCTCCGAAGTTGTTGTCCCTGAAGAGAAAAGCCAAGAGAAAAACCTGCGCGTCCGTTAA
- the dxs gene encoding 1-deoxy-D-xylulose-5-phosphate synthase, whose product MILEHIHSPQDVKRLSKEDLPLLAKEIRQFLIEKLSITGGHLSPNLGVVELTLMLHRLFDSPKDKILWDVGHQSYIHKIITGRKEKFDTLRQYKGLSGFPRREESEHDVWETGHSSTSLSAAMGMAIARDLQGKDHHIIAVIGDGAMTGGMALEALNHIGHEQRRLIVILNDNEMSISQNVGAIHQYLGRIRTAAKYQKAKDEMENLLKRIPAIGEGLLRTAERMKDSLKHLLVPGVLFEELGFTYLGPVNGHDFDDLEISIKQAKKLNGPVLLHVITKKGKGYVAAEADSDTWHGLGPYKVESGEVIKQPGPPSYSSIFAKTLIRLAEKDRRIIAITPAMMSGSGLKPFAERFPDRLFDVGIAEQHATTLSAGLAVSGMKPVLSIYSTFLQRAYDQVIHDVCKQNLNVVIAIDRAGLVGADGETHQGVFDIPFLRVVPNLILMMPKDENELQHMIYTALHYEKGPIAFRYPRGNGIGVPLDKDFHEIPIGKWEILNPGADGVILAVGPMVHVAKEVSARFEKEGIGIRVVNARFIKPLDEEMLFSMAQEHLPILTLEESCRYGGFGSAVLEYYVDHALAPHVVNMGIPDRFIGHGSVNQLLEELNLNVQGVMERMREILGVKRKYRRISWERSV is encoded by the coding sequence ATGATTTTAGAGCATATTCATTCCCCGCAAGATGTGAAACGTTTATCCAAGGAGGATCTTCCCCTGCTTGCCAAGGAGATCCGCCAATTTCTCATTGAGAAACTATCGATTACCGGCGGGCATCTTTCTCCCAACTTAGGTGTGGTTGAGCTTACCCTGATGCTTCATCGTCTGTTTGATAGCCCGAAAGATAAAATTTTATGGGATGTCGGCCACCAATCCTATATTCACAAGATCATCACCGGAAGAAAAGAGAAGTTTGATACGTTACGCCAGTATAAAGGATTGTCCGGCTTTCCCCGCAGGGAAGAGTCGGAGCATGATGTCTGGGAAACGGGCCATAGCAGCACCTCCCTCTCCGCTGCCATGGGAATGGCGATCGCCAGAGATCTACAGGGGAAAGACCATCATATCATCGCCGTGATCGGGGATGGTGCCATGACCGGAGGAATGGCACTCGAAGCGTTAAATCACATCGGGCATGAACAAAGACGTTTAATCGTGATCCTGAACGATAATGAGATGTCGATTTCACAAAACGTAGGAGCCATTCACCAATATCTTGGAAGAATCCGAACCGCAGCGAAATACCAAAAGGCAAAGGATGAAATGGAGAATTTATTAAAGCGGATTCCAGCCATCGGGGAAGGCTTGTTACGAACCGCAGAGCGGATGAAGGATAGCCTTAAGCACCTGCTCGTCCCGGGAGTTCTCTTCGAAGAACTGGGATTTACCTATTTGGGGCCGGTGAATGGACACGACTTTGATGATTTGGAGATTTCCATAAAACAGGCGAAAAAGTTAAACGGTCCGGTTCTCCTCCATGTTATTACAAAAAAAGGAAAAGGATACGTCGCGGCGGAAGCAGATTCGGATACTTGGCACGGGTTAGGACCATATAAGGTTGAGTCAGGTGAGGTTATTAAACAACCTGGACCTCCCAGTTACTCTTCTATTTTTGCCAAAACATTAATCCGACTGGCCGAAAAAGATCGACGGATCATCGCCATCACGCCGGCCATGATGAGCGGTTCAGGACTTAAACCCTTCGCGGAGCGCTTTCCGGACCGCCTTTTTGACGTGGGGATTGCCGAACAGCATGCTACAACCTTATCGGCAGGATTAGCGGTAAGCGGGATGAAGCCTGTGCTTTCCATCTACTCCACTTTCCTGCAGCGGGCATATGATCAGGTGATCCATGACGTATGCAAACAAAATTTAAACGTCGTTATCGCCATAGACCGGGCGGGCCTTGTGGGAGCCGATGGAGAAACCCACCAGGGTGTTTTCGACATTCCCTTTCTGAGAGTGGTTCCCAACCTTATCCTGATGATGCCTAAGGATGAGAATGAACTGCAGCATATGATCTACACCGCACTCCACTATGAGAAAGGGCCGATCGCATTCCGTTATCCCCGGGGAAACGGAATCGGCGTCCCTCTAGATAAAGATTTTCATGAAATCCCGATCGGTAAATGGGAAATTCTTAATCCCGGAGCAGATGGCGTCATCTTGGCGGTAGGCCCCATGGTTCATGTGGCCAAAGAAGTTTCCGCTCGTTTTGAGAAAGAAGGAATCGGAATCCGCGTGGTGAATGCCCGTTTTATCAAGCCCCTTGATGAGGAGATGCTTTTTTCCATGGCTCAGGAACATCTTCCAATTCTTACCCTCGAGGAATCCTGCAGGTATGGCGGTTTCGGAAGCGCGGTGCTGGAATATTATGTGGATCATGCCCTCGCCCCCCATGTGGTAAATATGGGGATACCGGACCGCTTTATCGGACATGGGAGCGTGAATCAACTGCTGGAGGAATTAAATTTAAATGTTCAGGGAGTAATGGAACGAATGCGGGAGATATTAGGGGTAAAGAGGAAATATAGGAGGATCTCATGGGAAAGGAGCGTCTAG
- the amaP gene encoding alkaline shock response membrane anchor protein AmaP: MDFLLRFYSFIILILSLVLLVFGFGFFEDGVYAAVDYFYQSTKVRIAYIVFLLLLAGLSLFFLLQRRGRKSTTDTINQKNELGETRVSVTALENIAAKVLQRIAGVKDWQIRLRSSEVEGHQFFIKVVVDGEVPIPQLIEQVQNEVKQRVEEISGVPIRNVSVLVSDIVSTGNQKSRRVE, translated from the coding sequence ATGGATTTTTTACTTCGTTTTTACAGTTTTATCATATTGATACTTTCTCTTGTTTTGCTTGTTTTCGGTTTCGGATTTTTTGAAGATGGGGTTTATGCGGCCGTCGATTATTTTTACCAATCCACGAAAGTACGTATTGCCTACATCGTTTTTCTCCTTCTCCTCGCCGGCCTTAGTCTTTTTTTTCTGCTACAACGGAGGGGAAGGAAAAGCACGACAGACACGATTAATCAAAAAAATGAGTTGGGAGAAACGCGGGTTTCAGTGACCGCTCTTGAGAATATTGCAGCGAAGGTTTTACAGCGGATCGCCGGGGTAAAGGATTGGCAGATTCGGCTTCGTTCCTCGGAAGTGGAGGGTCATCAGTTTTTCATAAAGGTTGTCGTAGATGGGGAAGTTCCCATCCCACAATTGATCGAACAGGTTCAGAACGAGGTAAAACAAAGGGTAGAGGAAATCTCCGGAGTCCCAATCCGAAATGTTTCGGTCCTCGTAAGCGATATCGTCAGCACAGGAAACCAAAAGAGCCGAAGAGTGGAATAG
- a CDS encoding exodeoxyribonuclease VII small subunit — MAEKNELAQQISQYPFEEAMERLERIVEELEKGEVSLEDAINLYQEGILLSRHCDQKLKQVEEKIRLLTEENGNIILKEFSVEEGEG; from the coding sequence ATGGCGGAAAAGAATGAGTTGGCCCAACAGATCTCTCAATATCCCTTTGAAGAGGCAATGGAGCGATTGGAAAGGATCGTAGAGGAGTTGGAAAAAGGAGAAGTTTCTTTGGAAGATGCGATCAACCTTTATCAGGAAGGGATCTTGCTTTCCAGACATTGTGATCAAAAACTGAAACAAGTGGAGGAAAAGATACGACTTTTAACGGAGGAGAATGGAAATATAATCCTAAAAGAATTTTCCGTTGAGGAGGGAGAGGGGTGA
- a CDS encoding DUF2273 domain-containing protein, producing MWEYVKIHKGKVVGVGVALFFSLVYLFFGFFQMIVVFLILALGYYIGSKLDRNESIEEILKKFIPEDFFNRNHR from the coding sequence ATGTGGGAATATGTAAAAATACATAAGGGAAAAGTGGTGGGTGTAGGCGTTGCTCTTTTCTTCAGTCTCGTCTATCTCTTCTTTGGTTTCTTTCAAATGATCGTCGTATTTCTGATCCTGGCGCTGGGGTATTATATCGGTTCTAAATTGGATCGGAATGAGAGCATTGAAGAGATCCTTAAGAAATTTATTCCGGAAGATTTTTTCAATCGGAACCACCGCTGA
- a CDS encoding TlyA family RNA methyltransferase — MGKERLDLLLVEKGFFPSREQAKDAILSGLIQVGDKIEDKPGTKIERDAEILVKSPPHPYVSRGGLKLEKAIEVFRLDLKDKVVLDIGASTGGFTDCALQHGAKIVYAIDVGYGQLAWKLRNDKRVIVMERVNFRHLKPGQLQGPSPHVAVIDVSFISLTLILSNLTYFFPNGGEVVALVKPQFEAGRENVGKKGVIRDPRIHLDVLKKVVAKSEELGYTPIQITHSPIKGGEGNIEFLLYLQFNAGEGQKGNISLEEAVRKAHQELDGHLSP; from the coding sequence ATGGGAAAGGAGCGTCTAGACCTCCTCCTTGTAGAAAAGGGGTTTTTTCCGAGCCGGGAGCAGGCGAAAGATGCCATTCTCTCAGGCCTGATTCAAGTAGGAGATAAGATCGAAGATAAACCCGGCACAAAGATCGAGAGGGATGCCGAGATTCTGGTCAAATCCCCTCCCCATCCCTACGTAAGTAGGGGCGGACTTAAATTGGAAAAGGCGATTGAAGTTTTTCGCCTCGATCTAAAAGATAAGGTCGTTTTAGATATAGGGGCCTCTACGGGAGGATTTACCGACTGCGCATTACAACATGGGGCAAAAATCGTTTACGCCATTGATGTAGGTTACGGGCAACTTGCTTGGAAACTGAGAAATGATAAAAGGGTTATTGTGATGGAGAGGGTGAACTTTCGCCATTTGAAACCTGGTCAACTGCAAGGCCCCTCCCCCCACGTTGCGGTCATTGATGTATCCTTCATTTCATTAACCCTCATTCTCTCCAATCTCACGTATTTTTTTCCGAATGGGGGAGAAGTGGTTGCCCTCGTTAAACCACAATTTGAGGCGGGCAGGGAAAACGTGGGGAAAAAAGGGGTTATACGGGATCCCAGGATCCACCTTGATGTATTAAAAAAAGTCGTGGCAAAAAGTGAAGAGTTAGGATATACTCCAATCCAAATAACCCATTCTCCGATTAAAGGGGGAGAGGGGAATATAGAATTTCTCCTTTATCTTCAGTTTAACGCAGGGGAAGGACAAAAGGGAAATATTTCCCTGGAGGAAGCGGTAAGGAAAGCACATCAGGAGCTGGATGGTCACTTATCCCCTTAA
- the ahrC gene encoding transcriptional regulator AhrC/ArgR — translation MKKSARHMRIKEIVSSQIVETQDELVDLLNAEGFSVTQATVSRDIKELHLIKVPIPNGKYRYSLPMETSINPLHKIRRLMVESFQSIDYTENLIVMKTLPGNANAFGALLDDLDWPEIMGTICGDDTCLIICRSKVQAEEVVKRLRGLV, via the coding sequence TTGAAAAAAAGCGCAAGGCATATGCGGATCAAAGAAATCGTATCCTCGCAAATCGTGGAAACTCAAGATGAACTGGTAGATCTGTTAAACGCAGAAGGATTTTCCGTGACACAAGCGACGGTTTCCCGGGATATTAAGGAACTCCATCTGATTAAGGTACCTATTCCGAATGGGAAATATAGGTATTCATTACCGATGGAAACCTCGATAAATCCTTTACATAAGATTCGGCGATTGATGGTGGAGAGTTTTCAAAGCATCGACTATACGGAGAATTTAATTGTGATGAAGACGTTGCCGGGGAATGCAAACGCCTTCGGGGCTCTGCTGGACGATCTAGATTGGCCGGAAATCATGGGGACGATCTGCGGAGATGATACGTGCCTCATCATATGCAGAAGCAAAGTTCAAGCTGAAGAAGTGGTTAAACGCCTCCGGGGATTGGTTTAG
- the nusB gene encoding transcription antitermination factor NusB, with translation MLQRRAARETALKCLYQMEVGGISAEEAMENLGVRDPYVTRLLTKITERREELDERIRPLLKGWKLERLTYLDRAILRIGTYEILFEEEVPDAVAIDEAVELTKKYSDDRSRPFINGILSQLMKEKK, from the coding sequence ATGTTGCAACGAAGGGCGGCAAGGGAGACGGCGTTAAAATGTTTGTATCAGATGGAAGTAGGGGGAATAAGCGCCGAAGAGGCGATGGAAAATCTGGGAGTACGTGATCCTTATGTAACCCGCCTTCTTACAAAAATCACGGAACGGAGGGAGGAACTGGATGAGCGCATACGTCCTCTCCTTAAGGGATGGAAGCTGGAACGGTTAACCTACCTGGATCGGGCGATCCTTAGGATAGGTACGTATGAAATTTTATTTGAAGAAGAGGTCCCGGATGCGGTAGCCATCGACGAGGCGGTGGAATTGACGAAGAAATACAGCGATGATCGATCCCGGCCGTTTATTAACGGAATCCTCTCTCAGCTCATGAAGGAAAAGAAATGA
- a CDS encoding polyprenyl synthetase family protein has translation MNPLQEYLEEQASWFTEQLPRFLPRDIPERLLQSMDYSLRAGGKRFRPILLFSVLESIGKSRELGLETAVAIEMIHTYSLIHDDLPGMDNDDYRRGKLTNHKVFGEGMAILAGDALLTWAFYLLSVLPDFHPELSHATSLLLIRKLAEAAGPTGMVGGQALDLEAENKQLPLSELEKIHTHKTGDMIHFSAMAGAILGGATTKQKEAFSTYARKLGLAFQIQDDILNIIGDEQKLGKRVGSDAQLGKSTYPALLGMEESIAYMNRLVDEAKKAIQIDGIEREHLHLLADYIVHRDK, from the coding sequence GTGAACCCACTTCAGGAATATTTGGAAGAACAAGCCTCATGGTTTACGGAACAGCTTCCCCGTTTTCTTCCGAGAGATATTCCGGAACGCCTTTTGCAATCGATGGATTATTCTTTGAGGGCAGGCGGGAAGAGGTTCCGTCCCATTCTTCTCTTCTCCGTATTGGAATCGATCGGTAAATCTCGGGAATTGGGTCTTGAAACTGCGGTAGCGATTGAGATGATTCATACCTACTCTTTAATTCATGATGATCTCCCGGGAATGGATAATGATGATTATCGCAGGGGAAAATTAACCAATCATAAAGTTTTTGGAGAAGGGATGGCGATTCTGGCGGGCGATGCTTTACTTACGTGGGCCTTTTATCTCTTAAGCGTTCTTCCCGATTTTCATCCGGAATTATCTCATGCCACATCCCTCCTCCTCATCAGGAAACTTGCGGAAGCGGCAGGCCCGACCGGCATGGTGGGAGGACAAGCGTTGGATCTGGAAGCAGAGAATAAACAACTTCCTCTTTCCGAACTGGAAAAAATCCATACGCATAAAACAGGGGATATGATTCATTTTTCCGCTATGGCCGGAGCTATCCTAGGAGGCGCTACGACGAAACAGAAGGAAGCCTTTTCAACCTATGCCCGCAAGTTGGGATTGGCATTTCAGATTCAAGATGATATTCTGAATATAATTGGAGATGAACAAAAACTTGGGAAACGAGTTGGCAGCGATGCCCAATTAGGAAAGTCCACGTATCCTGCGCTGCTTGGGATGGAAGAATCCATCGCCTATATGAACCGATTGGTGGATGAAGCGAAAAAGGCGATTCAGATCGACGGGATCGAAAGGGAGCATCTCCATCTTCTAGCCGATTACATCGTCCATCGCGATAAATAA
- a CDS encoding O-sialoglycoprotein endopeptidase produces MKEAYLGIDTSNYRTSVCMVGPGGEILFEARELLPVPAGERGLRQSEALFIHLKFLPELMSRVTEKYTYLAVGASTRPRPFIDSYMPVFRAGEALGRFLSSLLQIPFYEFSHQEGHLAAGEYSLPVPLPVHRFLAVHLSGGTSELLRVERGSSGYTIEKMGGTLDLHAGQLIDRIGVEMGLPFPSGPFLEEMAGKAKGEVRLPSYTKGYSFSFSGAESALLRLVAEGKLPREEIAFAALQVVANSLEKVLRQAVEETGLREILIVGGVAANRIIRERLKKRLEHRAVGARLYFADPRFAGDNAYGIARLTRSLHQQTKSLN; encoded by the coding sequence ATGAAAGAGGCTTATCTTGGAATCGATACCAGCAATTATAGAACGTCGGTATGCATGGTGGGTCCAGGCGGAGAGATCTTGTTTGAGGCGAGGGAGCTTCTTCCTGTCCCTGCAGGGGAGAGGGGATTGCGCCAATCGGAGGCCTTATTTATTCATTTGAAATTTCTCCCCGAACTGATGAGCCGCGTAACGGAAAAATACACCTATTTGGCTGTGGGTGCCAGCACCCGTCCGCGTCCTTTCATCGATTCCTATATGCCGGTCTTTCGGGCGGGGGAAGCATTGGGGCGTTTTCTTTCCTCCCTCCTGCAGATCCCGTTTTATGAATTCTCCCACCAGGAAGGTCATTTGGCTGCAGGGGAATACAGCCTGCCTGTTCCCTTGCCTGTTCATCGGTTTTTAGCCGTTCACCTATCCGGAGGAACGAGCGAACTTCTTCGTGTAGAGAGGGGTTCATCGGGATATACCATTGAGAAAATGGGAGGAACGCTGGATCTCCATGCAGGTCAATTGATCGACCGTATCGGGGTGGAAATGGGTTTACCTTTTCCGTCGGGTCCTTTCTTAGAAGAGATGGCAGGCAAGGCAAAAGGGGAGGTTCGTCTTCCATCGTATACGAAGGGATATTCCTTTAGTTTTTCCGGGGCTGAATCCGCTTTGTTGCGGCTTGTAGCGGAAGGAAAATTGCCTCGGGAGGAGATCGCCTTCGCTGCTCTTCAGGTGGTGGCCAACTCATTGGAAAAGGTGCTGCGCCAAGCCGTAGAAGAGACCGGGCTGCGGGAGATCCTGATTGTCGGGGGAGTGGCGGCCAACCGGATCATTCGGGAACGGTTGAAGAAACGACTTGAACACCGGGCGGTTGGGGCGAGACTTTATTTTGCAGATCCTCGCTTCGCCGGGGACAATGCGTATGGGATCGCCAGGCTTACCCGCTCTTTACATCAACAGACGAAGAGTCTAAACTGA
- the xseA gene encoding exodeoxyribonuclease VII large subunit: protein MKMNGTALTIWTVTELTSYLKGYLEENDRLREVWLRGEISNFKHHTRGHMYFTLKDAESKIQAVMFQGHNRFLRFTPYDGQKVIARGSISIYERDGQYQLYVKEMQPDGIGNLYLAYEELKKKLEEKGYFKAERKKPLPQFPKRIALVTSPTGAAIRDMITTLRRRYPLVQIIVVPVLVQGEEAPLSIAKGIDLVNRYGGIDLIITGRGGGSIEELWAFNEERVAEAIYHSTIPIISAVGHETDTTIADFVADLRAPTPTAAAELAVPHIEQLREKLNLLNRRGKRALLESIARKRKDLSALQKSSVLRRPLSLVEEQNQRLDKAMERLERNKERLIQDRKREFGYLKNRFLHLASLLRIETGKNRVKELEGRLTKGIKRELEGKKKELLYQISRLEGLNPLSILKRGYTVAYSQEKKVIQSIKGVSPGEMLYLHFVDGVATTTVWSVEEKEENHGGKE, encoded by the coding sequence ATGAAGATGAATGGGACAGCGCTTACGATATGGACCGTAACGGAGCTCACCTCTTATTTAAAGGGATACCTTGAAGAAAACGATAGATTGCGTGAGGTGTGGCTTCGGGGGGAGATCTCCAATTTTAAACACCATACCCGGGGGCATATGTATTTTACCTTGAAAGATGCCGAGTCGAAGATTCAAGCGGTTATGTTTCAAGGACACAATCGTTTCTTGCGCTTTACGCCTTATGACGGACAGAAAGTAATTGCCCGGGGGAGCATCTCCATTTACGAGCGGGATGGGCAATATCAACTCTATGTAAAGGAAATGCAGCCTGACGGGATCGGCAATCTCTATTTGGCTTATGAGGAACTGAAGAAAAAATTGGAGGAAAAGGGGTATTTCAAGGCCGAAAGGAAAAAGCCGCTCCCCCAATTCCCGAAGAGGATTGCATTAGTCACTTCCCCCACCGGTGCGGCGATTCGGGATATGATTACTACTTTGCGCAGGCGATACCCCCTGGTTCAGATCATTGTGGTTCCTGTTCTCGTCCAGGGGGAAGAAGCTCCCCTTTCCATTGCAAAGGGGATCGATTTGGTAAACCGTTACGGTGGAATCGACCTGATCATCACAGGGAGGGGAGGCGGTTCCATCGAGGAGTTATGGGCTTTTAATGAAGAACGGGTGGCAGAGGCCATCTATCATTCTACCATTCCTATCATCTCCGCCGTTGGACATGAAACCGATACAACCATCGCCGATTTTGTCGCCGATCTCAGGGCTCCAACCCCCACGGCTGCAGCGGAATTGGCAGTTCCCCATATTGAACAGTTAAGAGAAAAATTGAATCTTCTAAATCGAAGAGGAAAAAGAGCGCTTCTTGAAAGCATCGCGAGAAAAAGAAAAGATTTGTCCGCTCTGCAAAAATCCTCCGTCTTAAGGCGACCGCTTTCATTGGTTGAAGAACAGAACCAGCGGCTGGACAAGGCGATGGAGAGGTTGGAACGAAATAAGGAGAGGCTCATCCAAGATCGGAAAAGGGAATTTGGTTATTTAAAAAATCGTTTTCTGCATCTCGCCAGTTTATTGCGCATCGAGACGGGGAAAAACAGGGTAAAAGAGTTGGAAGGAAGGCTCACGAAAGGGATAAAGAGAGAGCTTGAAGGAAAGAAGAAAGAGCTTCTATATCAGATCTCCCGTTTGGAAGGATTAAATCCGTTATCCATATTGAAACGGGGCTATACCGTCGCGTACAGTCAGGAAAAAAAGGTGATTCAAAGCATAAAAGGGGTCTCCCCTGGAGAAATGTTATATCTTCACTTTGTAGATGGAGTCGCCACCACGACGGTTTGGAGCGTCGAAGAGAAGGAGGAGAACCATGGCGGAAAAGAATGA